One stretch of Segatella copri DNA includes these proteins:
- a CDS encoding VOC family protein, whose product MKIKDFTTGVQHIGIPTNDINKTIEFYHALGFETALRTVNGTEEVAFLQLHNLIIETYQNHQAKMEYGAVDHIAIDVKNIDDLFQVVKEAGTFKMLDQQVNGLPFWENGVKFFTIEGPNKEKIEFCEKL is encoded by the coding sequence ATGAAGATTAAAGATTTTACAACAGGCGTGCAGCACATCGGCATTCCTACCAACGACATCAACAAGACCATTGAGTTTTATCATGCCCTGGGCTTCGAGACTGCCCTCCGCACAGTAAACGGCACCGAGGAAGTAGCCTTCCTCCAGCTCCACAATCTCATCATCGAGACCTATCAGAACCATCAGGCTAAGATGGAATATGGAGCCGTTGACCACATCGCCATCGATGTAAAGAACATAGACGATCTCTTCCAGGTTGTGAAGGAAGCCGGAACATTCAAAATGTTGGATCAGCAGGTAAATGGTCTTCCTTTCTGGGAGAATGGTGTAAAGTTCTTCACCATCGAGGGTCCTAACAAGGAGAAAATCGAGTTCTGCGAGAAACTCTAA
- a CDS encoding HD domain-containing protein, whose translation MMTNKELILAQLMRAMIKYDGGDAPRIQHFVKVHDFARMIAIAEGMTGEDLFVLEAAAILHDVGIHVSEARYGNCDGKHQEELGPDEARKVLSEVDGFTAAQIERICWLIAHHHTYQDVTSLDHRILLEADFLVNSFEAHLAPEGIITFRDHVFRSESAISMLNDMWGL comes from the coding sequence ATGATGACAAACAAGGAATTGATACTCGCCCAACTGATGAGGGCGATGATTAAGTACGATGGTGGCGATGCGCCTCGCATCCAGCATTTCGTAAAGGTACACGACTTTGCCCGTATGATTGCGATAGCAGAGGGAATGACCGGAGAAGACCTCTTCGTGCTCGAAGCAGCAGCCATTCTTCACGATGTAGGCATTCACGTTTCAGAAGCCAGATACGGCAACTGCGATGGCAAGCACCAGGAAGAACTGGGTCCTGACGAGGCAAGAAAAGTACTATCAGAAGTAGATGGATTCACAGCCGCACAGATAGAAAGAATCTGCTGGCTCATTGCCCATCATCATACTTATCAAGATGTTACCAGCCTCGACCACCGCATTCTGCTCGAAGCTGATTTCCTGGTGAATTCCTTCGAAGCCCACCTTGCTCCCGAAGGCATCATCACCTTCCGCGACCATGTATTCCGCTCGGAATCAGCTATCAGTATGCTGAATGATATGTGGGGGCTGTAA
- a CDS encoding NUDIX hydrolase has translation MADKDMKWKTLSQKYLIEKPWLTARVDKVELPTGAIIDEYYVLEYPDWVNTIAITKDGMFVFVRQYRYAIGKTVNELCAGVIEKGEDPMAAAKRELMEETGFGGGNWQKWMTISANPSTHTNLTHCYLATDVERMDVQHLDQAEDIEIRLFSREEVMEMLEKGEIWQSLMAAPLWKYFAKAK, from the coding sequence ATGGCTGATAAAGATATGAAATGGAAGACGCTCTCGCAGAAGTATCTGATAGAGAAGCCTTGGCTCACGGCACGAGTGGATAAGGTGGAATTGCCTACGGGAGCCATTATCGATGAATATTACGTGCTGGAATATCCCGATTGGGTGAACACCATTGCCATCACGAAGGACGGAATGTTCGTATTTGTGCGCCAGTATCGCTATGCGATAGGTAAGACGGTGAATGAACTCTGCGCAGGAGTGATAGAGAAGGGCGAGGACCCGATGGCGGCTGCCAAGCGAGAGCTGATGGAAGAGACTGGATTCGGAGGCGGAAACTGGCAGAAGTGGATGACGATTTCGGCTAATCCGAGCACTCATACCAATCTTACCCATTGCTATCTGGCTACGGATGTGGAGCGCATGGATGTTCAGCATCTAGACCAGGCTGAGGATATCGAGATTCGCCTCTTCTCAAGAGAAGAAGTGATGGAAATGCTGGAGAAGGGAGAAATCTGGCAAAGCCTGATGGCGGCTCCGCTATGGAAGTATTTTGCGAAAGCAAAGTAA
- a CDS encoding methylated-DNA--[protein]-cysteine S-methyltransferase — translation MKQVNIQYYNSPCGEIILASMGDELCLCDWNEMPCAERNKHRLLRYMKADFKIETSPILDQTKKQLDEYFAGNRKIFDIPLHPVGTDFQKKVWHALLEIPYGETRSYKEIAISIGKPNGIRAVASAIGANGISIFVPCHRVIGSNHSLTGFAGGLDAKRKLLELEAE, via the coding sequence ATGAAGCAAGTAAACATTCAATATTACAATTCGCCTTGCGGAGAAATCATCTTGGCATCGATGGGTGACGAACTGTGCCTTTGTGATTGGAATGAAATGCCATGTGCAGAGCGCAATAAGCATCGGCTTTTGCGGTATATGAAGGCTGATTTCAAGATAGAAACATCCCCAATCCTGGATCAGACCAAAAAGCAATTGGATGAATATTTTGCCGGTAACCGCAAGATATTTGATATTCCGTTGCATCCTGTAGGAACTGATTTTCAGAAAAAAGTATGGCATGCATTGCTCGAAATACCCTATGGAGAGACAAGAAGCTATAAGGAAATAGCTATAAGTATAGGCAAACCTAACGGCATCAGAGCCGTGGCAAGTGCCATCGGAGCTAATGGCATCAGCATTTTCGTTCCCTGCCATCGAGTTATCGGAAGCAATCATTCCCTTACAGGTTTTGCCGGAGGATTGGACGCAAAGAGAAAGCTATTGGAGCTTGAAGCTGAATAA
- a CDS encoding zinc-dependent alcohol dehydrogenase has translation MRQAILVEPKHIEFKEVAEPKAADLTAHQVLVNIKRIGICGSEIHSYHGLHPATFYPVVQGHEYSGVVMAVGSEVTVCKPGDHITARPQLVCGKCNPCKRGQYNVCEHLRVQAFQADGAAQDFFVVDDDRVAKLPEGMSLDYGAMIEPSAVGAHASNRTDVKGKNVVVSGAGTIGNLIAQFCIARGAKNVLITDVSDLRLAKARECGIKHTLNITKKTLKEAAQELFGEEGYQVGFEVAGVEVSIRSLMETIEKGSDIVVVAVFAKDPALSMFYLGEHELRLIGSMMYRHEDYLTAIDYVSKGIVNLKPLVSNRFAFEEYDDAYKFIDAHRETSMKVLIDFEQKPGEKK, from the coding sequence ATGAGACAGGCAATATTGGTAGAACCAAAGCATATCGAATTCAAGGAAGTAGCAGAACCAAAGGCAGCAGACTTAACTGCTCATCAGGTTCTCGTCAACATCAAGCGCATCGGCATCTGCGGTAGCGAGATTCACTCTTACCACGGTCTTCACCCAGCCACCTTCTACCCAGTGGTTCAGGGACATGAGTACTCAGGAGTGGTTATGGCTGTAGGCAGCGAAGTTACCGTCTGCAAGCCTGGCGACCATATCACCGCTCGCCCACAGTTGGTTTGCGGCAAGTGCAACCCTTGCAAGCGCGGACAGTATAATGTTTGTGAGCACCTGCGTGTTCAGGCTTTCCAGGCAGACGGTGCTGCACAGGATTTCTTTGTTGTAGATGACGACCGCGTGGCTAAGTTGCCGGAAGGCATGAGCCTTGACTATGGTGCCATGATTGAGCCTTCAGCCGTTGGTGCCCATGCCAGCAACCGCACCGACGTAAAGGGTAAGAATGTAGTAGTGAGCGGTGCAGGAACCATCGGCAACCTCATAGCCCAGTTCTGCATTGCCCGTGGCGCCAAGAATGTACTCATTACCGATGTAAGCGACCTTCGCCTGGCTAAGGCTCGCGAATGCGGCATCAAGCACACCCTCAACATCACCAAGAAGACCTTGAAGGAGGCAGCCCAGGAACTCTTCGGTGAGGAAGGCTATCAGGTAGGTTTCGAGGTAGCAGGTGTAGAAGTTTCCATCCGTTCGCTGATGGAGACCATCGAGAAAGGTAGCGACATCGTGGTTGTGGCAGTCTTTGCCAAGGACCCAGCCCTCAGCATGTTCTATCTGGGCGAACATGAGTTGAGACTCATCGGTTCAATGATGTATCGCCACGAAGATTATCTCACAGCCATCGATTACGTAAGCAAGGGCATCGTCAACCTCAAGCCACTCGTAAGCAACCGTTTTGCCTTCGAAGAATACGATGATGCCTACAAGTTTATCGACGCTCATCGCGAAACAAGCATGAAGGTTCTCATCGATTTCGAACAGAAACCTGGAGAGAAGAAGTAA
- a CDS encoding phosphatase, producing the protein MKTLLDVHTHTIASGHAFSSLQEMTLTAKEKGLDILGITEHGPNIPGTCDPIYFRNLHCVPRQLYGIKLMLGAELNILNTKGDIDLDEDYWRMLDIRIAGIHSLCWQGGSKEENTQGVINAMRNPFVQIISHPGDGTAELDFEELMKVSRETHTLLEINNHSMAPIRHKTVAAPNNLELLELAKKYETPVIFGSDAHFSAMIADYSNIMPLVEKAEFPDELVLNYQPEKFMAYLKPTPEK; encoded by the coding sequence ATGAAAACATTATTAGACGTTCATACACATACAATAGCATCAGGTCATGCCTTCAGCAGTTTGCAGGAAATGACCTTGACAGCAAAGGAGAAAGGGTTGGATATCTTGGGAATCACAGAGCACGGTCCCAATATCCCGGGTACCTGTGATCCTATCTATTTCAGAAACCTTCATTGTGTTCCACGCCAGCTCTATGGAATCAAACTGATGCTTGGAGCAGAACTCAACATCCTCAATACGAAGGGAGATATCGATCTCGACGAGGATTACTGGCGTATGCTGGATATCCGAATAGCAGGCATCCATAGCCTTTGCTGGCAGGGAGGAAGTAAGGAGGAGAATACGCAGGGTGTCATCAATGCCATGCGCAATCCCTTCGTGCAGATTATCTCTCATCCCGGCGATGGTACGGCAGAACTGGATTTCGAGGAACTCATGAAAGTTTCCAGGGAGACGCATACCTTGCTTGAAATCAACAACCATTCCATGGCTCCCATCCGCCACAAGACTGTGGCTGCTCCCAATAATCTGGAACTGCTGGAACTTGCCAAGAAGTATGAAACTCCAGTCATCTTCGGAAGTGATGCCCACTTCTCTGCGATGATTGCCGACTACAGCAACATTATGCCACTGGTAGAAAAAGCAGAGTTCCCGGATGAGCTGGTTCTCAACTATCAGCCAGAGAAATTCATGGCTTACCTCAAGCCAACCCCTGAAAAATAG
- a CDS encoding peroxiredoxin has translation MNVGDKIPEILGIDQDGREIKASDYRGRKIVLYSYPKANTSGCTAEACSLQAHKEELAAAGYEIIGVSKDKQALQKKFAETKGLQFPLIADTETTLLQELGCWGEKVTCGRKSIGILRTTYLVNEEGVIEKIFTPKEIKTKIHAEQILDYIHQ, from the coding sequence ATGAATGTAGGAGATAAAATACCAGAGATTCTTGGCATTGACCAGGACGGACGTGAGATAAAGGCAAGCGACTACCGTGGTCGCAAGATTGTGCTCTACAGTTATCCGAAGGCTAACACCAGCGGATGCACTGCCGAAGCCTGCTCCCTGCAGGCACATAAGGAGGAACTGGCAGCAGCCGGTTATGAGATTATCGGCGTGAGCAAGGACAAGCAGGCGCTGCAGAAGAAGTTTGCCGAAACCAAGGGTTTGCAGTTCCCTCTTATTGCCGATACCGAGACCACCCTTTTGCAGGAACTCGGCTGCTGGGGCGAGAAGGTAACCTGCGGCAGAAAGTCCATCGGCATCCTCCGCACCACCTATCTTGTCAACGAAGAAGGCGTCATTGAGAAGATCTTCACTCCTAAAGAGATTAAGACCAAGATTCATGCAGAGCAGATTCTGGATTATATTCATCAATAA
- a CDS encoding cupin domain-containing protein: MVIDFEKIAEAHLEGFKGGQGKLDTRNYVDDKVKIMYSTLRPGASTGLHTHEGNCEIIYVVSGTATFHYDDTVEEVRQGQVHYCPMNHAHYMENLTDHDLVYLAIVPEHH, encoded by the coding sequence ATGGTAATAGATTTCGAAAAGATTGCTGAGGCTCATTTGGAGGGCTTCAAGGGTGGACAGGGTAAACTCGACACCCGTAACTATGTGGATGACAAGGTGAAGATTATGTATTCTACCTTGCGTCCGGGTGCATCAACTGGTCTTCATACTCACGAGGGCAACTGCGAGATTATCTATGTGGTAAGCGGCACTGCTACTTTCCATTATGATGATACCGTGGAGGAGGTTCGACAGGGACAGGTGCATTATTGCCCTATGAACCATGCTCATTATATGGAGAACCTCACCGACCATGATCTGGTGTATCTCGCCATTGTGCCTGAGCATCATTAA
- a CDS encoding GlsB/YeaQ/YmgE family stress response membrane protein, which translates to MLEHIADFTAWPILTGIFIGYIANRIMSGEGKGCCMNLFIGIVGSYAGAIISNLLNIELFGKGYLTNFVFCVIGAIAVLWIWKKLFD; encoded by the coding sequence ATGTTAGAACACATTGCAGATTTCACAGCGTGGCCAATCCTTACTGGAATTTTCATTGGCTATATTGCCAACCGCATCATGAGCGGCGAAGGCAAAGGATGTTGTATGAACCTATTCATAGGTATTGTGGGCAGTTATGCCGGCGCCATCATCAGCAATCTGCTGAACATAGAATTGTTTGGCAAGGGTTATCTTACCAACTTCGTCTTCTGCGTCATTGGCGCCATAGCGGTATTGTGGATTTGGAAGAAACTCTTCGATTAA
- a CDS encoding carbohydrate kinase family protein has product MEKKQSVIGIGEALFDVLPEGKKLGGAPANFAYHVSQFGLESCAVSAMGDDELGKELEKELNDHHLNYQIDKVAYPTGTVQVSLDANGIPCYDIKEGAAWDNIPYTSALEKLAKNCTAACFGSLAQRNEVSRNTIYRFLDNMPKEEGILKIFDINLRQGFYNKEIITESIKRCNILKINDEELITVSRIFGYPGIDLENKCWLLLGKYNLKMLILTCGVNGSYVFTPGEVSFIETPKVEVADTVGAGDSFTGAFVASILKGKSVKEAHELAVKVSAFVCTQNGAMPILPKEFTR; this is encoded by the coding sequence ATGGAAAAGAAACAATCAGTAATAGGTATCGGTGAGGCACTCTTCGATGTGCTTCCAGAAGGAAAGAAGCTAGGTGGTGCTCCAGCCAACTTTGCTTACCACGTTTCGCAGTTCGGACTCGAGAGCTGTGCAGTTAGTGCAATGGGCGATGATGAGCTGGGCAAGGAGCTGGAGAAGGAACTCAACGATCACCATCTCAACTATCAGATAGACAAGGTAGCCTACCCTACAGGCACCGTTCAGGTTTCGCTCGATGCCAACGGCATTCCTTGTTACGACATCAAAGAGGGAGCAGCCTGGGACAACATCCCCTACACGTCAGCCCTGGAGAAGTTGGCAAAGAATTGCACCGCAGCCTGCTTCGGTTCGCTAGCTCAACGCAACGAGGTTTCCCGTAACACCATCTACCGCTTCCTCGATAACATGCCAAAGGAAGAAGGAATCCTCAAAATCTTCGACATCAATCTCCGTCAGGGATTCTATAATAAGGAAATTATCACCGAGAGCATCAAGCGATGCAACATCCTCAAGATCAATGATGAGGAATTGATTACCGTAAGCCGCATCTTCGGCTATCCGGGCATCGACCTGGAGAACAAATGCTGGCTCCTCTTGGGCAAGTACAATCTGAAGATGCTCATCCTTACCTGCGGTGTAAACGGCAGCTACGTATTCACCCCTGGCGAAGTTTCGTTTATAGAGACACCGAAGGTAGAAGTGGCAGACACAGTGGGTGCCGGTGATTCATTCACAGGCGCATTCGTGGCAAGCATCTTGAAGGGTAAGAGCGTAAAGGAAGCTCATGAATTGGCAGTAAAGGTTTCGGCATTCGTCTGTACACAGAACGGAGCCATGCCGATCTTGCCAAAGGAATTTACAAGATAA
- a CDS encoding phospholipase produces MKKIFLFILFCLSVCSMSAYDFLRAVKDEIPGGYNFWVYTPVDYFYSQEQTPVIIFLHGASLCGKNLNKVRRYGPLDAIVKGRDIDALTIVPQNPGGAWNPKKIMDMLDWVKKNYPCDSNRVYVLGMSLGGYGTMDVCATYPDRIAAGMALCGGCSYKDVSGLGNLPFWIIHGTADRAVPVKQSKVVVDKLVKDGKDTRLIYDWWKGANHGTPARVFYLKKTYQWLFSHSLSDKDRPVNRNISITMSDLGRAYGDVNRNAPQPELIDGPSVIKQEGNEY; encoded by the coding sequence ATGAAGAAGATATTTTTGTTTATATTATTCTGTCTTTCCGTATGCAGCATGTCGGCTTACGACTTTCTGCGAGCTGTGAAAGATGAGATTCCGGGAGGTTACAACTTCTGGGTTTATACGCCGGTAGATTATTTTTATTCGCAAGAACAGACACCGGTCATCATCTTTCTGCATGGTGCCAGTCTTTGCGGCAAGAATCTGAATAAGGTGAGAAGATACGGACCGCTTGATGCCATCGTCAAGGGGCGCGATATCGATGCGCTGACCATCGTTCCGCAGAATCCGGGAGGAGCCTGGAATCCGAAGAAAATCATGGATATGCTCGACTGGGTGAAAAAGAATTACCCATGCGATTCTAATAGGGTTTATGTCTTGGGTATGAGTTTGGGCGGTTATGGCACCATGGATGTCTGTGCTACTTATCCCGATAGGATAGCTGCCGGCATGGCGCTGTGTGGCGGCTGTTCGTATAAGGATGTGAGTGGATTGGGCAATTTGCCTTTCTGGATTATCCATGGCACAGCAGATAGGGCAGTACCGGTCAAGCAATCGAAGGTTGTGGTTGATAAACTTGTGAAGGATGGCAAGGATACCCGATTGATATACGACTGGTGGAAGGGTGCCAATCACGGTACCCCTGCCCGCGTGTTTTATCTGAAGAAAACCTATCAGTGGCTCTTCTCTCACAGCCTTTCAGATAAGGACAGACCCGTGAACCGCAACATAAGTATTACGATGAGTGATCTGGGCAGAGCATATGGTGATGTGAACAGAAATGCCCCTCAGCCTGAACTCATCGATGGTCCGAGTGTGATCAAGCAAGAGGGAAATGAATATTAA
- a CDS encoding beta-class carbonic anhydrase, with translation MIEEIIKYNENFVASKAYEKYLTSKYPDKKLAILSCMDTRLTELLPAALGLKNGDAKLIKNAGGLVISPFDSAMRSLLVAIYELGVEEIMVIAHSNCGACHMNGQQMKKLMLKRGIHQNVIDTIGLCGIDLDHWLEGFHDTEDSVRNTINTIRTHPLVPKDVNLHGYIIDSQTGKLTEVK, from the coding sequence ATTATAGAAGAAATCATCAAGTATAATGAAAACTTCGTAGCCAGTAAGGCTTACGAAAAGTATCTTACGAGTAAATATCCAGACAAGAAACTTGCCATTCTTTCCTGTATGGACACCCGCCTCACTGAGCTTCTGCCAGCAGCTTTAGGCCTGAAGAACGGAGATGCCAAGCTCATCAAGAACGCCGGTGGACTGGTTATCAGCCCTTTCGACTCAGCCATGCGTAGTCTCCTTGTAGCCATCTACGAATTGGGTGTAGAGGAAATCATGGTCATCGCCCACTCCAACTGCGGTGCATGCCACATGAACGGACAGCAGATGAAGAAATTGATGCTCAAACGTGGCATCCATCAGAATGTTATCGATACCATCGGGCTTTGCGGCATCGACCTCGACCATTGGCTGGAGGGATTCCACGACACAGAGGATTCTGTAAGGAATACCATCAATACGATCCGTACACACCCTCTCGTACCAAAAGACGTCAATCTTCATGGTTATATCATTGACTCACAGACGGGCAAACTGACAGAAGTGAAATAG